The proteins below come from a single Deltaproteobacteria bacterium genomic window:
- a CDS encoding VOC family protein, which produces MAVILGLSHIALTVSEVDESVKYYQEAFGFDVLSDAERKGEWIDKITGIPGFHTRTVYLSVTPYQHLELFGFYHPEAIPAEKETAPRVGICYGILITGRLERLAGLTKTARDRPSPDVILDIGEEPYRECEVVTLLDPNGVILRVVEAGKEETDRQDSSERALLYPALIVDNTESSVRFYRDILGLRIASQGAPIPERDGVQPRKSEIPVRWVLLESPAGICLKLIQPLNTEILPARPWQMERIGFTHVAFAVKNLAGYQAELATRNVNFKSPPQSVTVGPHKGGKVVYLTTPEGIILELIDSPLTLEQASKI; this is translated from the coding sequence ATGGCCGTGATCTTGGGGCTGAGCCACATCGCTCTGACCGTCAGTGAGGTGGATGAATCCGTAAAGTACTACCAAGAGGCTTTTGGTTTCGACGTATTGAGCGATGCGGAAAGAAAAGGAGAGTGGATCGACAAGATCACCGGAATACCGGGTTTTCATACGCGAACAGTGTACCTGTCGGTGACACCGTACCAACATCTAGAGTTATTCGGGTTCTACCATCCAGAGGCGATTCCTGCGGAAAAAGAAACCGCCCCGCGGGTTGGAATCTGTTACGGAATCTTAATAACAGGGCGCCTGGAAAGGTTAGCTGGGCTTACAAAGACTGCAAGAGATCGGCCATCACCTGACGTGATCTTGGATATTGGAGAAGAGCCCTATAGAGAATGTGAAGTTGTCACACTGCTCGATCCCAATGGGGTGATCCTGAGAGTCGTCGAGGCGGGCAAGGAGGAGACTGATAGACAAGACTCGTCTGAAAGGGCACTGCTATACCCGGCGTTGATTGTTGACAACACGGAATCCTCGGTCAGGTTCTACCGGGACATACTGGGATTAAGAATAGCCAGCCAAGGAGCTCCTATCCCTGAAAGAGACGGCGTGCAGCCACGCAAGTCTGAGATTCCGGTGCGGTGGGTGTTACTGGAGTCCCCTGCCGGCATCTGTCTGAAGCTGATTCAACCCCTGAACACAGAAATTCTCCCGGCCCGTCCCTGGCAGATGGAACGCATTGGATTCACCCATGTGGCTTTCGCAGTCAAGAACCTCGCAGGATACCAGGCAGAGCTGGCAACGAGAAACGTCAATTTCAAATCTCCTCCGCAATCCGTGACTGTTGGACCCCATAAAGGCGGAAAGGTCGTTTACCTGACCACACCTGAAGGAATAATCTTGGAATTGATCGATAGCCCTCTTACGCTCGAACAAGCCAGCAAGATCTGA